In Sardina pilchardus chromosome 10, fSarPil1.1, whole genome shotgun sequence, one genomic interval encodes:
- the parvaa gene encoding parvin, alpha a encodes MASSPQKSPSSPKSPTPKSPSSRKKDDSFLGKLGGTLARRKKAKEVSELQEEGMNAINLPLSPTPYEIHPEDTMLEENEVRTMVDPNSKNDRKLQELMKVLIDWINEELVGERIIVKDLAEDLYDGQVLQKLFEKLEGERLNVAEVTQSEIAQKQKLQTVLERINDSLKVSTRGIKWNVDSVHAKSIVAILHLLVALSQHFRAPIRLPDHVSIQVVIVQKREGILQSRQIQEEITGNTEALSGRHERDAFDTLFDHAPDKLNVVKKTLITFVNKHLNKLNLEVTELETQFADGVYLVLLMGLLEGYFVSLYNFFLTPENFDQKVHNVAFSFELMQDGGLERPKPRPEDIVNCDLKSTLRVLYNLFTRYRHVE; translated from the exons ATGGCGTCCTCTCCGCAAAAATCCCCGTCCTCACCTAAATCTCCCACTCCTAAATCGCCGTCCTCCAGAAAGAAAGATGACTCGTTCCTGGGAAAACTTGGAGGAACTTTGGCAAGAAGGAAAAAGGCTAAGGAAG TGTCTGAGCTTCAGGAGGAAGGCATGAATGCCATCAACCTGCCCCTGAGCCCAACACCCTATGAGATACATCCAGAGGACACCATGCTAG AGGAAAATGAGGTCCGCACTATGGTTGACCCAAACTCTAAGAATGACCGCAAACTACAAGAGCTGATGAAG GTGCTCATTGATTGGATTAACGAGGAGCTGGTCGGGGAAAGGATTATCGTCAAGGACTTGGCCGAGGACCTGTACGACGGACAGGTTCTTCAGAAGCTCTTTG AAAAACTGGAGGGGGAGAGGCTGAACGTGGCCGAGGTCACTCAGTCTGAGATTGCTCAAAAGCAGAAGCTGCAGACGGTGCTGGAGAGGATCAATGACTCTTTGAAGGTGTCCACCAGGGGCATTAAGTGGAATGTCGATT CTGTTCATGCCAAAAGCATCGTGGCCATTCTTCATCTGCTGGTGGCGCTCTCGCAGCACTTCAGAGCCCCCATCCGACTTCCTGACCACGTCTCCATTCAAGTTGTTATCGTTcag AAACGGGAGGGTATTCTGCAATCTCGTCAGATTCAGGAGGAGATCACTGGAAATACTGA GGCTCTGTCCGGAAGGCATG AGCGGGATGCCTTCGACACGCTGTTCGACCACGCTCCCGACAAGCTGAATGTTGTGAAGAAG ACGCTCATTACCTTTGTAAACAAGCACTTGAATAAGCTGAACTTGGAGGTGACTGAGTTAGAAACACAG TTTGCAGACGGTGTGTATCTCGTCCTGCTGATGGGGTTGCTGGAGGGCTATTTTGTCTCACTGTACAATTTCTTCCTCACTCCTGAAAACTTCGATCAGAAg GTACACAATGTGGCTTTCTCCTTTGAGCTCATGCAGGATGGGGGCCTTGAGAGACCAAAGCCCAGACCTGAGG ATATAGTGAATTGTGACCTGAAGTCTACCCTGCGAGTTCTTTACAACCTCTTCACCAGATACAGACACGTGGAGTGA